Within Telopea speciosissima isolate NSW1024214 ecotype Mountain lineage chromosome 8, Tspe_v1, whole genome shotgun sequence, the genomic segment GCTGTCTCTGCCTCTACAAAAAATTGAAGAGAACTATGCTTCGGtacgatggtgatggtgttaatgatgggtggtggtggtgatggtgatggtggttggtggggcttcacggtggtggtggtggtggtggtattgggtatgtgaaagaaaataatgatttggggaagatgagggtattttggtatttttaaattttagtcaataggtcagggcaattcttttcaaattttagaaaagatagaagaaagggcaGTTTGGTTATTTTCTAGCATTTAACACTCTGTGTGGACTAaaatggcatttggggtgtaaaacagAGGTGATACATGGAATATTGAGTCGCTTAGAGGGATGCAAGGAATATTAGGTGCATTATAGGCGGTatgtgtactttaccctaaaTTATAAGACTCCATTAATATAAGAGATGGGCCTCACACCACAGTAACCACATGACTCACATAGCTAAACTTGAATAAACATTCTTCAGGTCCTTAGGGTTGGTTGGTAAGGCCTCTCGATCTTAAGATTGCCAAACAGAAGTTTAAAATGAGAAAGAAGCATGTtgaccaaggttttaaaactttaGAATCAAGAACGGAATCGGCCAGATAGGATTCCGCTCTGAATCAGTCTGAATCGGATTAGGAATCGGGAATCTAAGTTTttttatggtgaaaattgaATCGGCTTTGAAATTAGGAATCGACCCATAAAGCGGTCTGATTCACGATGATTTATAAAGAAAACGACTAATAATCGATCGATCTGATTCCAATACAAGAAGCAATGATCAGGAGCAGTTAAAATCAGGATCGGTAGATTcccaattcttaaaaccatgatGTTGATCGACCACCAAATCTTTACCTATCCTTTTTTCTGCAGATCTAAGAACTAATTAACTATTAGACGTTTTTCAGAAACTACCTCCCTAAGAAGATCACGGATCAATTTGGGACATTGTGAGGACGTATATTGTGAATAatcaaatttcaattgaaatgaAATCTTTAGGCAGAATCAATGAAAGGACATCAATTCAAATCCTGGATCAAGCCACAAGAAAGTATCTCCTACTGAACAATAGGAAAGTGAGTTCTTCTAGTAGACATTCATCAGTCCAGTTGGGTAGGAATACCTGATTGATTGCCCAACAAAATAGTTGtttagtatatatatatggtgaAAAATATCAGAATCCTTCCCCCTACAATCAATGTATACTCCACCACCTTGATGATAATGAACCCCAAATCTAGACGAAAGTATGACTTAAGTAATTCGTATCGGATTGGTCAGATCGGCAGATCTGTATCGGTATTTGTAGGgccaataccgattcctggtCAATCCTAGGTTGGGAATCAGGATCGGTTACCGATTTAGATCACTTAAGCCTAAATTgcaagtttttcttttaaaacgAGCACTGTTTGTTCCATGTGAAGATTTCcttggaaaattatcttctcTAATTTCCTAAAGCTCAGTAGTGCagtagtgctaggtggagatgccgacacATGGCagttcggacatccaacggtccaagctcattgactatgttgagctcgGTCCGTTGaatgtccgagctgccacgtgttagcatctccacctagcaccgCTGCACTACTGGTCCTttaaaatttttgggttttgacgGCTGGATTAAGCAACTTACTCCAACAAAACCTACATGTTCtccaaaaacattttgaaggAATTTTTCActattcttcttcattttttttcttcaatgatTCATAATAGCTTTAGTGTCGATTTGTAGTGTAGAGTTAAATTATGTGTTGTTTACCATATTTACATAAATATTTtgtatattattttatattcttgCATATTCGattatatatacataattaaaaaacaaattaaccgATAATGTTGAGTTTAATATATGTTGTAGATCCAACATGGATCCAGAACATTCATGTAGTTAAGGTTTCGCTTTGGTGAATTTTTTTCACCAAGAAACCCTGAAGTACATTTCTTAATATTATTTTGATTAATATAATCTTTTACAACTTTTAAAGATTCTCTTGCaaatgtcttttatttttttgtattttgtctAATATCTCATTCAATTAAATTccatttttctctcatttttatttgtacacttttttttaattttttttttttgtatttcttattttttatcgATATAGGTCGATTCAGAAACCGATCCCTAAGAGTGTTTGTTTTTCACTTTTCCAGTTGATCCTCATCCAGATTGGTATCCGATACTAATCCCTTTAACCATGGACCCAAGTAGTTGAACAATATGAAAATTGTAAAGTAAAACTAGGACATGAATGTAGATGACCAAACTTGCAAGATATAGttttaaaaaccccaaaaaccatCGAGTGATGTATAGTAATGTTGAAACTATGGGCAATTAGATTAAAAAATCGATCCCGAATCGACCATGATCGATCTTGATTTTggttgattctagggtttttgggacaGGATCATTTGGTTTCAGATTTGAGGGACCGATTCTGGGGTTTTTGGAATCGCTAGTGTGTCCAATCTGATTCGGATTAGAATCATTAGGGACTTGTTCAATCTCGATCCGaatttaatcatattttaatttaaatcaAGATGTGAttaaatttgaatatgaaattcgACATCTAACCAATCCACATCACGATCTAGATGTCTAATATTTATAAGGTAAAAAGATCCCCATGATGCCAAAGTGAGGATCCACACTCACACTCCCTCTCCTCAAACAAAATGCGGGCCTTCTACTTAACAAACCTGTCTCCTACCCACTTGCAGTTTTTCAGTTTGGTATAGTGGAAAACCTTTGGTTTAATTGTAATTACCACATCACCCTTCACATGGTATAACTAAATCCACCTTTCCACTTGATGTAGTGGTAGCTTGTCAATCAGTTCGGTTATAAAATATTCGGTTTGATCAAAGGGAGTGCTAGTGTAAACCAAAATGAACCGATTATAGATTCGGTTCTAAACTTTGATAACCAAACCGAACCTGCTCGTTTCAGTTCGGTTTCAATATGTATATGGCTCTACCTGATCGGAATCGAAATTTGGACTGATTTTATTGGGTGCCTACATTTTAAAACCGAACTTGGGTTAAATTTATTCGGGTTACTCCGGTCcaatttgatttttagttttcgGTTCTGGTTTCAATGACAACCTGGTAAACTAAAAttagattataaataaaagggtttTTGTAAAATGCCTCCTAAAAAtacccatttgtccaaatgcccccttataatttttttaattgtaaactccccctactttcaaaacattataACAATTTAATCCCTGCCGTAGTCTTACACGTTATATGAAAATGGATTGATTTTTTTGACCAGTCTTAGACCATTCTACCCTTAATaagaatgaccaaaatgaccctCTGATAAAATCCATCTACAGAATAAAATGAGTAAAATGTCCCACGGATAAAAACcatctaaattaaaaattaaatgaccaaaatgccctcatcttccccaaattgtttagggtttgaaactgaaatcaaaccctaaaccatttgaggaagatgaaccctaaaattgaaaccCTATAATCACCCTTCAATCCCTTTAGGTAGAGAGGACTTGATTTGCAGGTCAGATTTTTAGGTTGAGTGGACTGTTCGGTTGAGGATTTCCATGATGGCTGCGAAGGGTGGAGAAGGGGGAGATGCATGGGAGAGGGTTAAGAAGATGGTTTTGAAGTAATCGATCGATTCTGGCCGCTGCATCCCAGTCCGGATCGGTTTCGGATTGCTAGAATCGAACCCCTACCATGTCGCTAACCAAACGAATCTTGTTAGTATACATATTAAAATTACGTTCTACCTGCCCGCTTCCTTTGATCTGAAAATAGAGCAACATGGGAGAGGGTTAAGGTTTCGAATTTGGTTTATTGATAGAATAGAGCATAGGATGCTCTGTGCACtccatttttttgtgtttttggtcTCGGAAAAGTGGAGTGGTAGGGGTGGTCGGAGTTTGTTGCGTAGGTGGGGGCGGTGGGGTGCAGTGTGCGCAATAGagtggtggttgaagaagaagaaagaaaaagaggaagaataagaagaagaagaaatggtgggTCCCAACAGGTGGTGGTCGGAGGTTGCATCGATACAGCAgaaagaaacgaagaagaagaagaaatggtggACCCCATGTCTTTatgttaaaaattaaaaaacatactAAGGATAATAGGGTAACTTCATTAATTTAGATAGATTTTATCAGAGGGCTATTTTGATCATTCTATTCTTGTAGAATGATCTAAGACTGGTCAAAAAAATCAGTCCGTTTGTATATAACGTTCAAGATTAATGATAGGGATTAAATTGTTACAATGTTTTGAGTGTAGGGGGGATTTTACAATCAGAAAAATCGTAAGGgagcatttggacaaatgggcattttcagggaggcatttgacaaaaacccaatAATAAAGTGAAAGCAGCATGGTTTTTCTATACTTTCATGAGATGGCGAGTATACCGAGAATCAATTCgactatttttttcttcagtcTTGGAAAGCTTCTACACAGAGTGAAAGAGAAAACGGTTGCGAGGGGATTTACGCATTGTGGGAGTTTTCAATATGGCTTTACTACGATTTCTTGTGAAATTTTTGTTCTTAATTTATCTAATCATTAATGTTGGAGGTTCGATCCATGAGTACAGAAACGAAGCTTTCGTTCCTCGATCGAATtcgttcttcttccatggtggTAGCGAGGGACTTTACGCAACCAAGGTTCCTGTCGAAGCTGTTTCTGAAGAAACAACTAACAATGGCAAGTCTTTCCTTCAGTAAGTTTCGATTCACACCTACATTTCCCTTACTCTTATGGTCTCTCTTCTTACTTCGTTTCACTCCTTCCATGCGTCACTCTGTGATAAATGATAATTCCCTCCTTTTTCTGTTAATATGGATTTGATTAGGAACTTAAAATGTTCTACTCTGTCTGATCTTGCGAAAATATTTAGATTTTTCCTCTATTATTGTTAGCATCTAATTGGACATTAAATACTATGCAATTTCCGTAATACACTCGTTCAGTGGGGTATTAGATTCGTAATCTGCTTCTGTCATTACAGcttagggtttggatcataaTAGCTAATGGACCGAGATATTTGAATAATAACGATAATTTTGCATTGCCGATAAAGGATATAAGCTAACGTTATGAAGAAAATTAACAAAATCTAAGACCGTTTAGTTTCATCTGTTGCAGTATCTGGTGCTCACTCACATGTATCATGTTAATCTTTAGACGTTATGACATTTAAACTAAAGATGAGCATGCAATTATCTGAAATGCATTTTATAAATACATTGCAGAGTGTGAACCATTTTGAAAAGGCATCATTTGTCAACTGCAACTCTGGTTTTTTTATTCGTATTTTGAAATCCTTCGAACATCACTTTACCTTCGGCTACGTCATGTTCATCAACCCATGGGCAACTGACTTTATCAGTCACTCAACCCATTTATGCATGCTGTTCTGTATGATAAATTTATGTGGTTCACTTGCTGTTGGAGTAGTCCTAAAGGGAACTGATAATAGTGATCTAAATATGACAACATTATAACATTGAATCGATTCAAAAGGTTGAAAATTCATATAGAAAAAAACTATTCTGTCCATGGACTtctttttgtattctttttataTATAGATATGGATAGCCATCCAGAATGAAAATTGATATGTTTCAGTATTGGATAATATTGAATATCTTGTTAGGAGATTTCTTGGTTGAACTTCAAACCTTgtgttattctttttttttggggaggggaggggaggggaggggagggggtgggggtgggggggaggggaaggtgCTCAGGCTAAATTTTACTTCTCACTGAAATTGGAAAATGTTTTCGAGCTTTTATTCACTCTCTTTTTTCATCATGGATAGCATTCTAACAAGTGTAAATTCAGGTTTGAATCTGTCATATTCCGGAGGACAAAAGAGTCCACAACTAAGCAGAATGACATGCAAAAAAGTACTGGTTTGGTGGAAGCCATAATTGTTGAGGTCAAAGACAGGGAGAGGATTGGGGGTTTCTATAGAAACTCAGATGAAATATGCTGCACTCCAGAGCTTGCTAAGGATGAATCTTGCACAGCAGGAGAAGTAATTATCCGCGAAAACCCAAATAATCCTGGCTGGCCAAAACGCATTCAGACTTTCTTTAATGGAAGACATGAAGAAGCTAAAATGGATCTTGAAACTATTGAAATAAACAGTACTGGGATGTACTACCTCTATTTTATGTTTTGTGACCCAGTACTCAAGGGTACTGTAATCAGAGGAAGAACTGTCTGGAGAAACCCAGGAGGTTATTTGCCTGGAAAGATGGCACCTATGATGACATTCTATGGCATCATGTCTTTAGCTTACCTAGTACTTGGTCTTCTCTGGTTTCTGCAGTTTTTGCGTTTCTGGAGAGATATAATACAGTTGCACTACCACATTACAGCAGTAATTGCTCTTGGCATGTGTGAAATGGCACTCTGGTATTTCGAATATGCAAATTTTAATGTTACTGGGCACAGACCTATGGGCATTACGATATGGGCAGTAACATTTACTGCTGTGAAAAAGACTGTATCtcgccttcttcttctagtgGTTTCAATGGGATATGGGGTGGTGCGGCCAACCCTTGGTGGTATAacatctaaagtccttcttctTGGTTTGATATACTTCGTGGCTTCAGAGGGTCTTGAGCTTGTGGAACATTTGGGAAATATCAATGACTTTTCTGGAAAAGCCAAACTGTTTCTTGTGCTGCCTGTTGCTCTATTGGATGCCTGCTTTATTCTTTGGATCTTCTCATCATTATCCAAGACTCTAGAGAAGCTTCAGGTGATGTTTCCCTTTCTACTCCCCCCCCACCTTTCATATAATTTACAATTAATGTGTCGAATAGATAACGCATTTTGTTGATACATTTTTGTTTGATACATGTTAATTATAGATATCATTTTTGGCATGTAATACAACAATTGATCCATGAATGATATATTATCCAATACTATTTTTTGGCTCCCCACCAGCCCAGTAATGTAAGGCTGGATCACGAAGGACCTagccccaggcaggatcttcttgaacAAAGTTAATGTTGATttggtcttaaaaaaaaaaaaggcaacaattgaagaacttgtagcagatcacacaataaaatagaaacaaagaagaaaataaaaaatagaagaaggataaTTTGGATGCTCCAAACTGTCCAGGTGTCTTCTAACTCCTCTACATCAGTTAAGTTTCCTCTTTAGTTCTGGAATTGAACAAGGATTCGAAATTCAGCCAATTATTTGACCCGTTGAGTTTGTGCATCTGTGAAGGATAATAGGTGAGATTGGGTTCTGAATTGTAGGTTAATTTACAGCTATTCAAGTGTGCTAGTTCTACTTGTCGGATAAACATGGAATTTGTT encodes:
- the LOC122671757 gene encoding transmembrane protein 87B isoform X1, with the protein product MALLRFLVKFLFLIYLIINVGGSIHEYRNEAFVPRSNSFFFHGGSEGLYATKVPVEAVSEETTNNGKSFLQFESVIFRRTKESTTKQNDMQKSTGLVEAIIVEVKDRERIGGFYRNSDEICCTPELAKDESCTAGEVIIRENPNNPGWPKRIQTFFNGRHEEAKMDLETIEINSTGMYYLYFMFCDPVLKGTVIRGRTVWRNPGGYLPGKMAPMMTFYGIMSLAYLVLGLLWFLQFLRFWRDIIQLHYHITAVIALGMCEMALWYFEYANFNVTGHRPMGITIWAVTFTAVKKTVSRLLLLVVSMGYGVVRPTLGGITSKVLLLGLIYFVASEGLELVEHLGNINDFSGKAKLFLVLPVALLDACFILWIFSSLSKTLEKLQMRRSMAKLELYRKFTNSLAISVLLSVAWIGYELYFNASDPLSELWRKAWIIPAFWIFLAYILLLVISILWAPSHNPTRYAYSEETGDGFDEEGISLVVSGVKTATDVATKLERKDRKVSTSADHVFGLGEDLEEDKRE
- the LOC122671757 gene encoding transmembrane protein 87B isoform X2, with translation MALLRFLVKFLFLIYLIINVGGSIHEYRNEAFVPRSNSFFFHGGSEGLYATKVPVEAVSEETTNNGKSFLQFESVIFRRTKESTTKQNDMQKSTGLVEAIIVEVKDRERIGGFYRNSDEICCTPELAKDESCTAGEVIIRENPNNPGWPKRIQTFFNGRHEEAKMDLETIEINSTGMYYLYFMFCDPVLKGTVIRGRTVWRNPGGYLPGKMAPMMTFYGIMSLAYLVLGLLWFLQFLRFWRDIIQLHYHITAVIALGMCEMALWYFEYANFNVTGHRPMGITIWAVTFTAVKKTVSRLLLLVVSMGYGVVRPTLGGITSKVLLLGLIYFVASEGLELVEHLGNINDFSGKAKLFLVLPVALLDACFILWIFSSLSKTLEKLQMRRSMAKLELYRKFTNSLAISVLLSVAWIGYELYFNASDPLSELWRKAWIIPAFWIFLAYILLLVISILWAPSHNPTRYAYSEETGDGFDEEGISLVVSGVKTATDVDHVFGLGEDLEEDKRE